Proteins co-encoded in one Nitratireductor kimnyeongensis genomic window:
- a CDS encoding autotransporter domain-containing protein — MPKTVGRVSINTLSRALLCSTAIAGCLLGASVPAMAQSINWDGDTSSDWGTADNWDLGVVPTGVLNVYLNGDGADPVIDGVVMGGTAHAGTIIFGSTPASPGSLLFDNGGRLESGTAYVGDAASSQHSIRLQGASSWEVTGTIFLGSVSQGNLAVTAASTMTSSDAVLGMGAFTYGIATVQNAGSSWDAGEDLTVGRNGTGQLFILDQGVVGAEYVALAEEAGSTGVVLVNGAGSQLIVDHSLDVGEGGEGQLAITDGGYVSSSDIARIGRDTGSQGAVQVATNGVWDHAGTIVVGGEGEGYLTIDVDGAVNSVNGIIGQTSGSVGSALVGGTWTNTGYITVGQSSLGEMRIANGQVTSSFGIIADNAGADGSSVTVDGASASWNANDGLYVGDGGDGRLDIINGGLVTADEVEIGGGGGTQGAVLVDGAGSLLDAVNVLSVGVDTVGSLQVVNRARATTYRARIGSDADGVGTVTVDGSGSSFDVDENLYVGWSGNGRIDVVNEGQVEADILIIAENPGSAGDILVDGAGTVLSANELLVGWEGDGALTISNGGRVNSTHGYVAQLDTSSGSVTVTGPGSSWWLTGASGNLFVGEEAEGTLVVANGGLVNQDAGDAHIGAGTNLAGLGNVLVTGPGSEWVTSGRIYVGSSNSGTVTIADGGSVESAELLIASASGFAGTLNIGAVSGGTAAGAGTLSTSAVAFGDGDGTLVFNHTDSGYDFNTFLASSGTGTHQVLQEAGVTLFSGDWSAFNGTTTVSGGTLMVNGLLNGAIQVGGGVLGGTGAVGDLALNSGGVLAPGNSIGTINAAGAVINPGGVYEVELNDGGFVAGVNNDLLAVTGAVTINGGTVHVTRENGTDDGSTYTPGTYTIVRAGALTGAFGAVTDDFVFLDFVDSYDYTLNEAYLTSSMAVTSFCVVGMSNNQCAAGEGVFSLGSGNSVFDAVLGLSAAEAPVAFDLLSGEIHASAQTGLLEDSRFPREATTDRLRVALGGLGSDNSAQIEKRISESFGLWGQGYGSWGQWDSDGNAATMDRNIGGFLMGGDALVWDNVRFGVLAGYSRSSFSADDRLSSGSADTYTLGIYSGGGWDAFTLTGGFAHSWHSLNTSRTASFSGFLDSLSASYDARTLQAWGEAAYSFEAGGARFQPFANLAYVNLSTDGFTETGGAAALTASSNVVDATFTTLGLRAETDVSLGDMNATLRGMMGWRHVFGGAPARNMAFASGGDAFTIAGVPMAQNSLVLDAGLDVNLNENAILGFAYGGQFGSGVQDHSANLNLSVRF; from the coding sequence ATGCCGAAGACGGTCGGAAGAGTCAGCATCAACACCTTGTCCAGGGCGCTGTTATGCTCGACGGCGATTGCGGGCTGTCTGCTTGGGGCCAGCGTCCCCGCCATGGCGCAGTCGATCAACTGGGACGGGGACACGTCCTCCGACTGGGGCACCGCCGACAACTGGGACCTGGGAGTGGTTCCGACCGGTGTGCTCAACGTTTACCTGAACGGAGACGGCGCCGATCCCGTTATCGATGGCGTCGTCATGGGCGGGACAGCCCATGCGGGCACCATCATTTTCGGAAGCACGCCCGCATCGCCCGGCAGCCTTCTCTTCGACAATGGCGGTCGACTGGAGAGCGGCACCGCCTATGTCGGGGATGCGGCAAGCTCCCAACACAGTATCCGCCTGCAGGGCGCCTCCTCATGGGAGGTGACGGGAACGATCTTTCTCGGCAGCGTGTCACAGGGCAATCTTGCTGTCACGGCTGCCAGCACAATGACAAGCTCCGATGCGGTGTTGGGCATGGGAGCGTTTACCTATGGTATCGCGACCGTACAGAATGCCGGGTCGTCCTGGGATGCCGGCGAGGATCTGACGGTGGGGCGAAACGGGACGGGCCAGCTCTTCATCCTGGACCAGGGCGTGGTCGGCGCCGAGTATGTTGCCCTTGCCGAAGAAGCCGGCAGTACCGGTGTGGTCCTGGTCAACGGAGCTGGCTCGCAACTGATTGTCGATCATAGTCTCGATGTCGGTGAAGGCGGTGAGGGTCAGCTGGCGATCACGGATGGCGGCTATGTGTCCAGCAGCGATATCGCCAGGATCGGCCGCGATACCGGTTCCCAGGGCGCTGTCCAGGTTGCGACAAACGGTGTGTGGGATCACGCGGGCACGATCGTCGTCGGCGGCGAAGGGGAGGGCTATCTGACCATCGACGTCGATGGCGCCGTGAACAGTGTGAACGGCATCATCGGGCAGACATCCGGCTCTGTCGGTTCTGCTCTTGTCGGGGGTACCTGGACCAATACGGGCTATATCACCGTGGGCCAGTCGAGCCTTGGCGAAATGCGCATTGCGAACGGGCAGGTCACAAGCAGCTTCGGCATTATCGCCGACAATGCCGGTGCCGATGGCAGTTCGGTTACGGTCGATGGGGCGAGCGCATCCTGGAATGCCAATGACGGGCTCTATGTCGGCGATGGCGGCGACGGGCGGCTCGATATTATCAATGGCGGCTTGGTGACGGCTGATGAAGTGGAGATCGGTGGCGGTGGCGGCACGCAAGGCGCCGTCCTTGTGGATGGAGCTGGCTCGCTTCTCGATGCCGTAAATGTGCTTTCGGTCGGGGTTGATACGGTCGGCAGCCTGCAGGTCGTCAATCGCGCTCGCGCGACCACCTACAGGGCGCGGATCGGATCGGATGCGGACGGGGTGGGCACCGTAACGGTCGATGGAAGCGGATCATCCTTTGATGTGGATGAGAACCTGTATGTGGGCTGGAGCGGGAATGGCCGTATCGACGTGGTGAACGAGGGGCAGGTCGAAGCCGATATTCTTATCATAGCAGAGAACCCCGGCAGCGCCGGTGATATTCTGGTCGACGGTGCCGGTACGGTACTCAGCGCCAATGAGTTGCTCGTCGGCTGGGAGGGCGACGGCGCGCTGACGATCAGCAACGGTGGCCGGGTCAACAGCACGCACGGCTATGTCGCCCAGCTTGACACCTCATCCGGTTCCGTGACGGTGACCGGCCCGGGATCCTCATGGTGGCTCACCGGTGCCAGCGGCAATCTGTTCGTCGGTGAGGAAGCTGAGGGGACGCTCGTCGTCGCCAATGGGGGGTTGGTGAACCAGGATGCCGGCGATGCCCATATCGGTGCTGGAACCAATCTCGCCGGTTTGGGCAACGTGCTTGTTACGGGTCCCGGTTCGGAATGGGTTACGAGCGGCCGAATTTATGTCGGCTCGAGCAATAGTGGCACCGTTACGATTGCCGACGGCGGATCGGTGGAGAGCGCAGAACTGCTCATCGCCTCTGCCAGCGGCTTTGCCGGTACGCTAAATATCGGCGCGGTATCGGGCGGCACCGCCGCCGGCGCGGGCACGCTCAGCACCTCGGCCGTGGCCTTCGGGGACGGTGACGGCACTTTGGTGTTCAATCACACCGACAGCGGCTATGACTTCAACACCTTCCTGGCTTCGTCGGGAACCGGTACGCACCAGGTTCTGCAGGAAGCCGGCGTGACGCTTTTCAGTGGCGACTGGTCGGCATTCAATGGCACCACGACGGTTTCAGGTGGCACGCTGATGGTCAATGGCCTCCTCAACGGCGCCATTCAGGTGGGTGGTGGCGTTCTTGGCGGTACCGGGGCTGTAGGCGATCTGGCACTCAACTCCGGGGGCGTGCTGGCGCCCGGCAATTCCATCGGCACGATCAATGCTGCCGGCGCGGTCATCAATCCCGGCGGGGTCTACGAGGTCGAACTCAACGACGGTGGTTTCGTCGCCGGCGTCAACAACGATCTGCTCGCAGTCACCGGCGCAGTGACGATCAACGGCGGCACCGTGCATGTGACGCGGGAGAACGGCACCGATGACGGCTCGACCTACACGCCGGGCACCTACACCATCGTCAGGGCCGGCGCGCTGACAGGAGCCTTCGGCGCCGTGACAGACGACTTCGTCTTCCTCGATTTTGTCGACAGCTATGACTATACGCTCAACGAGGCGTACCTGACTTCCAGCATGGCAGTCACCAGCTTCTGTGTCGTGGGGATGAGTAACAATCAATGCGCGGCTGGCGAGGGTGTGTTTTCACTTGGCAGCGGCAATAGCGTGTTCGATGCAGTACTCGGTCTCTCCGCCGCCGAAGCTCCGGTTGCCTTCGATCTGCTCTCGGGCGAGATTCACGCTTCTGCCCAGACCGGGCTTCTGGAGGACAGCCGTTTCCCGCGCGAGGCGACGACGGATCGGCTGCGCGTGGCGCTCGGCGGTTTGGGAAGCGATAACAGCGCCCAGATCGAGAAGCGGATCTCCGAGAGTTTTGGCCTCTGGGGTCAGGGGTACGGATCTTGGGGCCAATGGGACAGCGACGGCAATGCTGCCACCATGGACCGCAATATCGGCGGGTTCCTAATGGGCGGAGACGCACTGGTCTGGGACAATGTGCGCTTCGGTGTCCTGGCGGGCTATTCCCGCTCTAGTTTCAGCGCCGATGACCGGTTGTCCTCGGGTTCGGCTGATACCTATACATTGGGCATCTATAGTGGGGGAGGATGGGATGCCTTCACCCTGACAGGCGGGTTTGCCCATAGCTGGCACAGCCTCAACACGTCGCGGACGGCGTCTTTCTCGGGCTTCTTGGATAGCCTCAGCGCCTCCTATGATGCCCGGACCCTTCAAGCTTGGGGTGAAGCCGCCTATAGCTTCGAGGCGGGTGGAGCACGGTTCCAACCCTTCGCCAATCTTGCCTATGTGAACCTGTCCACCGATGGCTTCACCGAAACTGGTGGTGCGGCCGCGCTGACTGCGTCCTCCAATGTGGTCGACGCGACCTTCACCACACTGGGCCTACGCGCCGAGACCGATGTATCGCTTGGCGACATGAACGCCACACTGCGCGGCATGATGGGCTGGCGGCACGTCTTCGGCGGCGCTCCGGCTAGAAATATGGCTTTCGCCTCGGGGGGCGATGCTTTCACCATTGCAGGCGTACCGATGGCGCAGAATAGTCTGGTGCTCGACGCGGGGCTCGATGTGAATCTCAACGAAAACGCTATTTTGGGCTTTGCCTATGGCGGTCAGTTCGGCTCCGGCGTTCAGGATCACTCGGCCAACCTCAATCTGAGCGTACGATTTTGA
- a CDS encoding TetR/AcrR family transcriptional regulator, producing the protein MAGKTRAEKMEETRAKLIAAARKAFAEKGFHAASMDELTADVGLTRGALYHNFGSKVGLLAAVVDRIDSEMATKARALGQIAGGGWSGLLAEGVAYIEMALEPEVQRIVLLDGPAVLGDPSGWPSQNRCLQATIATLHDLAADGRIKSADIEGLARLLNGMALNAALWVAASEDARATLPKAVAAFECLASGALK; encoded by the coding sequence ATGGCTGGAAAGACCCGGGCAGAGAAGATGGAAGAGACGCGCGCAAAGCTCATCGCGGCTGCCCGGAAAGCCTTCGCAGAGAAGGGGTTTCATGCAGCATCGATGGATGAGCTGACGGCCGATGTCGGCCTTACACGAGGAGCGCTCTATCACAATTTTGGAAGTAAGGTCGGCTTGCTGGCGGCTGTGGTGGATCGGATCGACTCTGAAATGGCGACGAAAGCGCGGGCGCTCGGGCAGATCGCAGGTGGCGGATGGAGCGGTCTTCTGGCGGAAGGTGTTGCCTATATCGAGATGGCCCTTGAGCCAGAAGTACAGCGGATCGTCCTGCTAGACGGTCCGGCAGTGCTGGGAGATCCCTCCGGTTGGCCCAGTCAGAACCGATGTCTACAGGCCACAATCGCGACTTTGCACGACCTTGCAGCAGATGGTCGGATCAAATCTGCCGATATAGAGGGGCTCGCGCGCCTGTTGAATGGGATGGCCTTGAACGCCGCGCTCTGGGTTGCTGCCAGTGAGGACGCGCGCGCAACCCTGCCGAAGGCCGTCGCTGCCTTTGAATGTTTGGCGTCTGGTGCGTTGAAATAG
- a CDS encoding BTAD domain-containing putative transcriptional regulator, with the protein MGGPTKGRSRGTILRHAGDALEGNLKPVVWITAPAGSGKSVFAKQICRRSGGVCIWLRAEPRMADMGMFLTSLESAFRNALAKRDLPALASQDIAYPVDYLRRLIAAGSQDSRITIVLDDLHGLPADAPLHQALADAIADDTGDVRLILVSRETPHPAWLRFNAAGKVVTVDFNTLKLSEAEASELMIQLGGDCGGWTASSLVQASGGWMLGACLLLQSAMPRKVNDAADLLSPDSTDLFNLIVHELIEPLSDTDRTMLCRMARLPNLPVRIVAHALGLPRGDKRLVRLANRLLFVERDGRDRLQIHDLLKAALRHHYSDLVDEGKAAELATRAGKMLLEDGDVGEGLLLLSSSAAWAALKRAVIEHAPALSEQGELGVILTALEPMPEAERETNLTMRYWYAAALLNVNPIKARELLTPMLETARRVRANELLIPIWTTLADAIWLEWMDCSLFDPLIEMLPELAKRAKKQGPTYEAMLARGAFAAMSFRCPDHKDFSYWEQRNLDFYGQRIPRHETIRRGIHLLFRYCYGEGHRWKADQVRTRLNQVFDEETASVADICTRYVVTAEFLSIFDASGDETFRALEMGIEANARHQQTFWDGTLINAALFKALSLEDRERARRYLGLLAARLGPHAHPNHVAFHQHFSAWNHWLDGEREAALALLLPAYRTAERSGMAMFPVHYGNAVAAVLQSLGRRREALAWLRRSRRAAERQSSPLLVFLSGLRGASLALTSANPERAKPYLRAALAAGAIMRFYLHAWTSRSEMAALMRFAILNDIEADYARELIRVLGLAGEMPPEADLANVQIVSLGRFDVLQGGGSRLTSGKLPRSPIALAVHLIAAGPEGEASEALADRLWPDLNADEARKRMKSTVYRLRQMVGTSEAIVTAGGRISFDPEHVSIDAWELMTLATAPGWTAEARHAEALRLYRGPFVYHYADDTGLISYEHKLEEAAIEACTAFVRALSVAGDWSRALRVSREGLERLGFRETLHDLATEAAEHLGVDFDAGASDVRLYS; encoded by the coding sequence ATGGGGGGCCCTACCAAGGGGCGTTCGAGGGGAACGATCCTGCGCCATGCCGGAGATGCGCTGGAAGGGAATCTCAAACCGGTTGTCTGGATCACTGCGCCTGCAGGCAGCGGTAAATCCGTCTTTGCGAAGCAGATTTGCCGTCGGTCCGGTGGTGTATGTATATGGTTGCGCGCCGAACCGCGCATGGCCGACATGGGCATGTTTCTGACCTCTCTCGAGTCTGCTTTCCGCAATGCGCTTGCGAAGCGCGACCTGCCCGCTCTGGCCTCGCAGGATATCGCATACCCTGTCGATTATCTGCGCCGACTAATCGCAGCCGGCAGCCAAGACAGCCGTATCACCATTGTGCTGGACGATCTTCACGGTCTGCCCGCCGACGCGCCACTGCATCAGGCGCTTGCAGACGCCATTGCCGATGACACCGGCGATGTCCGGCTCATTCTGGTTTCACGGGAGACGCCGCATCCCGCCTGGTTGAGGTTCAACGCTGCCGGCAAGGTTGTGACCGTCGATTTCAACACGTTGAAGCTCAGCGAAGCCGAAGCATCAGAACTAATGATTCAGCTGGGTGGCGATTGCGGCGGCTGGACCGCGTCGAGCCTGGTACAAGCCTCCGGCGGATGGATGCTCGGTGCGTGCCTGCTTCTGCAATCCGCGATGCCGCGCAAGGTCAATGATGCCGCCGACCTCCTTTCACCTGACTCCACGGACCTGTTCAATCTCATCGTTCACGAACTGATCGAGCCGCTCTCGGACACGGACCGCACCATGCTCTGCAGAATGGCACGGCTGCCCAATCTGCCGGTTCGGATCGTAGCGCACGCGCTTGGGCTGCCGCGCGGCGACAAGCGTTTGGTGAGGCTGGCGAACAGATTGCTCTTCGTCGAACGGGACGGCCGTGACAGGTTGCAGATTCACGACCTACTCAAGGCGGCGCTTCGCCACCACTATTCAGACCTTGTCGATGAGGGCAAAGCTGCGGAACTCGCCACGAGAGCGGGTAAGATGTTGCTTGAGGACGGGGATGTGGGCGAAGGTTTGCTGCTTCTATCGTCATCCGCCGCATGGGCTGCTCTCAAGAGAGCGGTCATCGAACATGCACCGGCGCTCAGCGAACAGGGCGAACTCGGTGTGATCCTGACAGCACTTGAACCGATGCCGGAGGCGGAGCGGGAAACGAACCTCACTATGCGCTACTGGTATGCGGCTGCGCTGCTCAACGTCAATCCGATCAAAGCGCGGGAATTATTGACGCCCATGCTCGAAACCGCGCGGCGGGTTCGCGCAAACGAACTGCTTATCCCGATCTGGACGACACTCGCCGATGCAATCTGGCTGGAATGGATGGACTGCTCCCTGTTCGATCCCTTGATAGAAATGCTGCCCGAACTCGCAAAGCGCGCAAAGAAGCAGGGACCGACCTATGAGGCCATGCTTGCGCGCGGTGCGTTCGCCGCCATGTCGTTTCGTTGCCCCGATCACAAGGATTTTTCATACTGGGAGCAACGCAATCTCGACTTCTATGGCCAGCGCATACCCCGCCACGAGACTATCAGGCGAGGCATCCACTTGCTTTTTCGTTATTGCTACGGGGAAGGGCATCGTTGGAAGGCGGATCAGGTTCGCACACGCCTGAATCAGGTCTTTGACGAAGAAACCGCCTCGGTCGCAGATATCTGCACCCGCTATGTGGTGACGGCGGAGTTCCTTTCGATCTTCGACGCATCCGGCGACGAAACCTTTCGCGCATTGGAAATGGGGATCGAGGCCAATGCCCGGCACCAACAGACCTTCTGGGACGGAACGCTGATCAATGCCGCACTTTTCAAGGCTCTGTCACTGGAGGACCGTGAACGGGCGCGGCGTTATCTGGGGCTGCTTGCCGCCAGGCTTGGGCCGCATGCACACCCCAACCATGTCGCCTTTCATCAGCATTTTTCCGCCTGGAACCACTGGCTCGACGGGGAACGCGAGGCGGCGCTCGCCCTGCTCCTGCCTGCCTATCGCACGGCTGAGCGCAGTGGCATGGCGATGTTCCCGGTTCATTATGGCAACGCGGTCGCCGCCGTTCTTCAAAGCCTCGGCCGCCGGCGCGAGGCTCTGGCATGGCTACGCCGCTCACGCCGGGCCGCGGAAAGGCAGAGCAGCCCACTGCTGGTTTTCCTGAGCGGTCTGCGCGGCGCTTCGCTGGCGTTGACGAGTGCCAATCCGGAGCGCGCGAAACCCTATCTGCGAGCGGCGCTCGCGGCCGGCGCCATCATGCGGTTCTATCTTCATGCCTGGACCAGCCGGTCCGAGATGGCCGCCCTGATGCGCTTTGCGATCCTGAACGATATCGAGGCCGACTACGCCCGGGAGTTGATCCGTGTGCTTGGGTTGGCCGGAGAAATGCCGCCCGAGGCGGATCTCGCCAATGTGCAGATCGTTTCGCTCGGACGGTTCGATGTCCTGCAGGGTGGCGGCTCGCGCCTGACATCGGGAAAACTCCCGCGCAGCCCTATCGCGCTCGCCGTGCATTTGATCGCCGCCGGACCAGAGGGCGAAGCAAGCGAGGCTCTGGCCGACCGGCTCTGGCCCGACCTCAATGCAGACGAAGCGCGCAAGCGGATGAAATCGACCGTCTATAGGCTGCGGCAGATGGTGGGCACGTCGGAAGCCATCGTCACGGCTGGCGGCCGTATTTCCTTCGATCCCGAGCATGTGTCCATCGATGCGTGGGAGCTGATGACGCTGGCAACGGCGCCCGGCTGGACGGCGGAGGCCCGCCATGCGGAGGCGCTGCGCCTTTATCGCGGGCCGTTCGTCTATCACTACGCCGATGATACGGGGCTTATCTCTTACGAACACAAGCTTGAGGAAGCGGCAATCGAAGCGTGCACGGCCTTTGTCCGTGCGCTCAGCGTGGCGGGGGACTGGTCGCGCGCATTGCGCGTTTCGCGTGAAGGGCTGGAACGCCTCGGCTTCCGCGAAACTCTCCATGACCTGGCAACCGAGGCCGCTGAACATCTCGGTGTCGACTTTGATGCCGGCGCTTCGGATGTCAGACTCTATAGCTGA
- a CDS encoding amidohydrolase family protein → MNTAIDAHVHIWNRARGETFIAEKQFPALTGKAFLPEDLMPVLAATGAGSAVLVHGPATVAHAHYCLELCHRYEMFRSVVGWVDLRDPDCLSQLAGQAGDTAFRGVRFTPLLDADPRGYLRSDAALSICSALQAQGHLVEVLAPQALLRSVAALALAFPKLPVVLAHFGLPDGNPDGFGAWRQSMSHLSRHYNVHVKLSGLPLTGDADRDRKMARDHVLPLLDCFGPHRLIYASNWPVATALAKPEYWRDLLQATLQEASLDEVRQAAIWRGNTERLY, encoded by the coding sequence ATGAACACTGCCATTGACGCTCATGTCCACATCTGGAACCGCGCCCGGGGCGAAACCTTCATCGCCGAAAAGCAGTTCCCCGCCCTGACGGGCAAGGCGTTCCTGCCTGAAGACCTCATGCCCGTCCTGGCTGCAACAGGCGCCGGGAGCGCCGTGCTGGTTCACGGACCTGCCACGGTGGCGCATGCGCATTATTGTCTCGAGCTCTGTCACCGATACGAGATGTTCCGCTCCGTTGTCGGCTGGGTTGACTTGCGCGATCCCGATTGTCTTTCGCAGCTTGCGGGGCAGGCTGGAGACACGGCTTTTCGCGGTGTGCGTTTCACGCCTCTTCTGGATGCAGATCCCAGGGGGTACCTGCGAAGTGATGCTGCACTCTCGATCTGCTCGGCGCTGCAGGCGCAGGGCCATCTGGTCGAGGTCCTCGCCCCACAGGCGCTGTTGAGATCGGTCGCGGCCCTTGCTCTCGCTTTCCCCAAACTTCCCGTGGTGCTGGCCCATTTCGGCCTGCCTGATGGAAACCCGGACGGCTTTGGCGCGTGGCGCCAGTCGATGTCGCATCTGTCGCGTCACTATAACGTCCACGTCAAACTGTCGGGGCTTCCCCTGACCGGGGATGCCGACCGTGACCGTAAGATGGCGCGGGATCATGTCCTTCCCTTGTTGGATTGTTTCGGTCCTCACCGGCTGATCTATGCGAGCAACTGGCCGGTAGCGACGGCGCTGGCAAAGCCTGAATACTGGAGAGATCTGCTGCAAGCCACTCTGCAGGAGGCATCGCTCGACGAGGTGCGGCAGGCTGCGATCTGGCGCGGCAATACCGAGCGTCTCTACTGA
- a CDS encoding aldo/keto reductase, with translation MSGPVKPVGLGFGLLGTTNAAPIPDESAEEMFAAAWEMGIRRFDTAPLYGGRLSEERLGRLLRGRSRDDYVLSSKVGRYRGYAATVVNPMNNPGDWHDYSRDATFRSVEESLKLLGTDHLDIVFVHDCDAHLSEALTGALPALTELKAQGVVGAIGCGSNVAATHLALLRKIELDVLMVAGRFTLLDQSAADLLFPFCLARGVRVELAAPFNSGILATGPDVEATRFDYQPPDAALRARVRAIQAICQAESVTLKRAALHYSASHPAVTRLVLGLVHPEALRSNLEDLSTPVPGRLWPALEPLGIPDPTESIKR, from the coding sequence ATGAGCGGCCCGGTCAAGCCGGTCGGCCTCGGCTTTGGCCTGCTGGGGACGACCAACGCCGCTCCCATCCCGGATGAAAGCGCCGAAGAGATGTTTGCCGCCGCCTGGGAGATGGGCATCCGTCGCTTCGACACCGCTCCGCTCTATGGCGGGCGGCTCTCGGAGGAGCGCCTGGGACGCCTGCTGCGCGGCCGCTCTCGCGACGACTATGTTCTATCCAGCAAGGTCGGACGCTACCGCGGCTACGCAGCGACAGTGGTCAATCCGATGAACAATCCCGGGGACTGGCACGACTACTCGCGCGACGCCACGTTCCGTTCGGTTGAGGAGAGCCTGAAGCTTCTGGGCACCGATCATCTCGACATCGTGTTCGTTCATGATTGCGATGCGCATCTTTCCGAGGCGCTGACCGGCGCGCTGCCTGCGTTGACCGAGCTCAAGGCGCAGGGGGTCGTGGGCGCAATTGGCTGCGGCAGCAATGTCGCGGCCACCCATCTCGCACTGCTTCGGAAGATCGAGCTGGACGTGCTGATGGTTGCGGGGCGTTTCACGCTGCTGGACCAGAGCGCGGCTGATCTGCTCTTCCCGTTCTGCCTGGCGCGCGGCGTGCGCGTGGAACTGGCGGCGCCATTCAATTCGGGCATCCTTGCCACCGGTCCGGACGTGGAGGCCACGCGCTTCGATTATCAGCCGCCGGATGCAGCGCTGCGTGCCCGAGTGCGGGCCATTCAGGCCATCTGTCAGGCTGAATCAGTTACCCTCAAACGCGCCGCCCTGCACTATTCGGCATCGCATCCGGCGGTCACAAGGCTGGTGCTGGGGCTCGTCCACCCTGAGGCTCTGCGATCAAATCTCGAAGATCTGTCGACGCCGGTGCCAGGCAGGCTCTGGCCTGCGCTGGAGCCTCTGGGCATTCCCGATCCCACAGAAAGCATAAAACGATGA
- a CDS encoding RidA family protein encodes MPTQNEAIIPSERHALYEKHRYSAAIKSGDLVFVSGQVGSRQDGSPEPDFKKQVALAFDNLKAVLGAAGCTTDDIIDVTTFHTDPESQFEAIMEVRNTVFTAPPFPNWTAVGVNWLAGFDFEIKVIARTPAA; translated from the coding sequence ATGCCAACTCAGAACGAAGCCATAATTCCCTCAGAACGTCACGCCCTTTATGAGAAGCATCGCTATTCAGCAGCGATCAAATCTGGTGATCTGGTCTTCGTGTCCGGCCAGGTTGGCAGCCGCCAAGACGGATCGCCGGAACCTGATTTCAAGAAACAGGTAGCCCTCGCCTTCGATAATTTGAAGGCTGTTCTTGGGGCTGCCGGCTGCACCACCGACGACATCATTGACGTGACGACCTTCCACACTGACCCGGAGAGCCAGTTTGAAGCGATCATGGAAGTGCGGAATACCGTGTTCACCGCGCCCCCCTTCCCGAACTGGACAGCAGTCGGCGTCAATTGGCTGGCGGGTTTCGACTTCGAAATCAAGGTTATAGCGCGGACACCGGCAGCATAA
- a CDS encoding invasion associated locus B family protein, whose protein sequence is MPNTRNLLAAIVTFLLLTSTTLAQENGLPGNASSLREGHGDWQVACSVAEGKVRCAMSQIQVGENRRRALSIELVTNNDAHAASGALVLPFGLDLASGVSYRLDEGDAGAVQPFRTCLPVGCIVDIAFDADTVASLRTGNKLNVIATADGGQEFIFSISLAGFSSAYDRVIALAEVE, encoded by the coding sequence ATGCCGAACACAAGAAACCTCCTTGCAGCCATCGTCACATTCCTGCTTCTCACTTCGACGACTTTGGCCCAGGAGAACGGCCTGCCCGGCAATGCTTCGAGCCTTCGTGAGGGACATGGCGATTGGCAGGTGGCTTGCTCAGTAGCCGAAGGCAAAGTGCGATGTGCGATGTCGCAAATTCAGGTGGGAGAGAATCGTCGACGGGCCCTTAGCATCGAACTTGTCACCAACAACGACGCCCATGCAGCCAGCGGTGCGCTGGTTCTGCCTTTCGGACTCGATCTCGCCAGTGGCGTCTCCTACCGGCTCGACGAAGGTGACGCCGGTGCTGTCCAGCCGTTCCGGACCTGCCTGCCTGTGGGCTGCATAGTCGACATCGCCTTTGATGCTGACACCGTCGCTTCGCTCCGGACTGGCAACAAGCTCAACGTGATTGCCACCGCCGATGGCGGACAGGAATTCATCTTCTCTATCTCGCTCGCAGGCTTTTCCAGTGCATATGATCGTGTGATCGCTTTGGCCGAAGTTGAATAG